TTGAACGTATTCGTAAGTATCGCATAATATCTATGGCGTTTTAAATGGtgttttaaataaacttttagtATCATTCTAAATGTTTATAAAACAGAATAATAAACGGACTCCAAAAGTTAGGCCAGAAAGAAATACAGGTgcttaaggcctaaaaaaatctttgtttccggtaacatgctaaaaaaattagggtaggtaggtcggaaattttttttattaagggagtcttttcggaaattattttttatgttaaaaaatgaatgcagatAAGGAggtaatgcctttagagcatcagtaagttgatttctaacatcactggccatgtttaaagcataaaaagtgcagtttttcaactttttgttataagtttgaaaaatatattctccaaggccataaaaacatttagggtcgggccaaaaatttagggtaggtcgggataccggaaacgaacagGTTTTTTTTACGTCTAAGGgagatttaatattttatctacttttttgTCACGAATAAACTTCAATAATGATGGCCCATTTATACTCATgtacattttaacaaataatattttaagataGAAAGAAAGCGGTATTTAAcccttgtattcattttttatcagTCGTATCATTCCCACACAGGTTAGAGAAACATCTGACAtcttatgtataaatttggatcGAAATAACAAAACtagttaaaacaaaaatttcaaattaagtaaaataatttcatagtgACGGATATAGATATCAAGCATACATATAGAATATTCGCTTGATGTTTAAGCATAGACTGATCTTAAACGGTTATGAATGTGGTtaaatttatgtcattttttatgtaaaatatcatttcaatTGTGCATTTGTGTATAATGGTTACTTGAACAATACATAATTGCAACACAATGTGAATGATTTGTTGAATgttttacagcttctttttgcaTGACACAGCTAACAGAAAGTATAATAAATATACAGTGTAATACAGAGAGGGAAATAATGAAAGTTCAATAACCTACACTTTAAAAGCTACCTAGCCATCATTGGACCATCATTAAATTTTGGCAATACAATTGTTTATTTGGAGAGGTGctctttgaaaattttccgactgaatagcgaacagtgcatccCGTGATCAGcctgcagaatcacttgccgccagcaggctaaaggttaataaatagCTGTTGTAGGACTACGCAGATCAATATGTTATTATTAGGAGGCTTGGTTGGACAAACTTATATTCCTTGTATTAGATATCTCATTTTTACTTTCATGTAGATTGTGCTCTTTGGAAACGGGACGCTTCTTTGactatttaattttgcttttattaccACGCGAGTTTTTACGGGAAACCGAACCGCTTCCCTCAAAGTGCATGTGCAGTTTTGTGTAATAACACATTACCGGTTTAAATGGTGGCAGCATTTCTGTGCCGTAAACGTAGAATAGGGAAAGTAAACGGTTACGCTACGCATCGCAGATAAACAAATACagatgaataaaacaaaaaccaAGGGGTCAAGCGGGGTATATTCTTTGTAGGTAATAGTTGGTTACCACTAGACTTCTGCGTCCGCTCTTTTATAAGAGACAATAGAACTTACATTTGTTATTGGGATCAAACGGCATGTAGTAGgtttttaaataaatctctaacatttaattgataattttacttatttataagTCTGAAATAAACTCAAATTTGTTGTCGTATTTTACTAAATAAACCTGTGTTTTTATCTAACCATACgtgacattttatatcaaatctaAAGATGTTCCATTGTGACGGAAGTGATACTGCTTAAAATCATACTTAGATATTTTACTCTATAATTAATGAACATTTTAGGTACCATTTTCGAGTATGTGACTGTCAGTTCTTGGAAGTAAAAATGACTACTGTGAAAGGATTAAATAAATACTGTCTGCTACTATATAATTTTCTTTATCACATAACCAAGGCCTTTGCTTTGTTTATCTTCTTATTAATCTCGTTCAGGAATTGACTTACTAAGGCGTTGGCCTGAGTGGTCAAATATTCAAgcatagaaaaataataaaatcagttGATAAACCACCAGaagttattgtttattttaattcaaaCATGCTTAATGAAATGTGATAATAGATATAGTAATGAACAGGGCGTCATGTGgatatttgacgtcataattgtcGTCATCATGTTCTGTCACAGATCCTTACGTCAACTGTCGTTTATCGCTGTATAAACAATGCTTggcttccttctttgtttaatcaACCAAATATAGAACCATACTAGAATACTATATTCAAGTACACAGGTTTAAATGTATTGAAAGCTTTGAGTTATTATTTTGAGATTTTGGCTGTGTTCATTTCTCAATAAGTTTTCAGTTTTAAAGACGCAGCATTGTGATTGTCAGAGAAAATGTATCGTAGCTTGTGTTTGCTCTAACCAGTAAACAGTCTAATCAATTGGCATActtacattttcatattaaattttatttttctatatatatctACAAACGTTGTGCATATAAATTTGCATGAACagtaatatatgtatacataaataGTCAGCAATTACAATATGATGTATATCTTCATGACATAATTTCTTGttatggaaaaaaagaaaaacaggtatatttatatgtgtagatTTTTTGTCGTGTGTGTGTGCATACTTATATTGTATAAATAGCGATTTTACTGCGAAATATATATAACTTACATAGAACAAAGAAGAAACAATTTGAAAATCAATAGAATGATCTGTCCTGAAATGTAcagaatttcaaattattataagAGCGATAGATTTTTACCTTATGCTTTGCGAGCAATTTCTGGATATACTTTCAGCTTGTCACGAAGTGTTGTTTTGTCTCGATTCCAACTTCAAATGGAAGGACGCGCATCCAAATATTGCCACGTGTTTCCATCTTGGAAGATGTATCCTAGAACAGACTATCTTCAGAGACGTTACAAGTGTTTGATGCAGCGACTGCCACGTGTAATGGGTTTGTTTGTTTACTGTTTTCTTTCTATAAGCAACAAAAGTTACTAAACTGTGTTGGGGGCGggatataagtctatataaacaatgtataaatatttttgacCCGTCAAGTCCGTCATgataataattttgatacatttaaaagGTTTAAAGATGGCAATGAACGGAAATAAAGAACAGAAGAACCATAACCCTGTcatacatatttattaaattacCTCCATTTTGTACTAAGTATTacacatttttataaagtttaagACTGAAGAAAATAACTTCAAATCCACTCAAGGGACTGTTATGTAATTCATTGTCTCCTAGactgaacataaaatgtacaGTGTGTTGTGTTTCAAAGGATACAATGAGCCTTTTCCAACAAAGGGTATGAAAACACCTTTATTGAAAGCTCTGGGTATATTTTCCAGAAAATCTGCCTACTGGATGTCAAAATCAGGACCTGACATCAAATTTGAAGAACTTTAATGACTTGCTGGACAGGAAGCCAAGAATCATTGTTTATGGAAAAGAGGATATAGACGTAGAACAAATGGTAGTGGATCCAGAGCAGATGCATGCGTTATCAGAGGAATTATCTGACACAGAAGGAGTAAAAATAGTAGTCTGTCACGTTGACGTATTCGGCGTTGAACATAATGATATAAAGGTAAAGACACCATACATGTTAATCAGAAGTTAATCAATTCTTGCATACCTGACTGagatttctgttgattttacCGCTGCCGGAagccggggtgtaagatgactctcgtgctgtaaatgacgtataatgAACTATATTTGTATAGTAGATTTAAATGTATAGTAATAATACAGTTTTATGCATAACAGgattaaaattaaataccttgatagtttctttATGTTCCTTATGACAAATTTCTcgataaaaaatgtcattaataaggaAAAAACATAACGTTTCTTTGCTGACCTTAATGCCAAACCGGAAGTATGACAATGTTTTCGTATTCAAGACGTCATGTTGTacacgtacttcctgtttacgaaGGTAAAGTTTCCGCGCTTTGTAAATACGCTACTAAAAACAAAgtgctttaagaaaatcatttctttgaattttttttactattatttgttgacTATGACATCATTGGCATGCAAGAAAAGGATTCAATCACTTGTGATAGGTGCAGTTGACAATATCaacggctctcgggtaactgtttaaaagtttaaataggTTACTCGGCGGGGCCTCattaccgccaaaacagttacaCTCAAGCCCATCTGCGCCTACCACGAGTGACATAATCTTATATTATGACACCCTAAACAAATACGTTTGTTGTATTCTCtgaattatgtatttttatgtgtttATTCTCACAGTAttatattgcattttatttttctcttttgatAATGTCTTTTTCAGATTTAACTATTTGTCGGTCATTCTTTTTGCCTTCCATTGTGATTAAATATTAAAACCCAAttaaggagcttaaatttgttaatcaagtaaaataatagcagactcgcttTAATAGAGACTGTATATGAAAAGTAATGAAGTGTACAAATCTTCATGCTTCCTATCACTGGCTGAAGCGGAACTCTTTCATACAAGGAATCCATGATCCCGAAAGACAAGggcttataataaaaaaatgagtCCTAGTACCGGGCGGTTTAAatctagaaaatttaaatataacatatCCTTTCTTGACTACAGGAAGCCAAAGCTGAAATCACATACGCCTGTACAGGTGAAAACGTACAAAACAACGTTTTTGTCGTTTGTGACGTACATGGTTCCTTCACGGACCAGCAGCTGGAATACTGGCACGGAAACATTTTTAAGCACATACAATCACAAATTAAGGATTGGAAACATTCTGACAGGATAATTATTGGATCTGGAAGTGGACTGCATACCAAGATGAATGAATTCTTCGAAAATCTCATCACTGAAAATATGTTAATGCTAAATGAATACACGCAGCAATGCCACATTCCGACGGAAGTAGTACAAATTcatcaaagaaataaaaatgtgaatGAAAAAAACGATTTCggaaaatatgaattaaatgtaCTAGAGACAGATATTGTGGTGAAAACAATGCTATGCTTTCTGCGTAAAACATTTTCAGGAGATTGTTTAGAAGAAAACTTTATAGATAAGTTTCTAACAGACCTTGCCCGGGCAGTTAGATGTGCCGTCTTACACCCTTTAAAAGATCGTTATGATATTCCAACATggatttgtaatgtagcattgcATGACATTGATTTTGAGGAAAACTTGTGTCAATCAGTTTCAAGAAACAGTAAATATCATATAAAGAAACTGCAGCCAATGTCTGGCAATCGTATGAGACCTTCCAGGTTTGATTTTCTTCTATATCCTTTACAAGCAGAAATGGCGGTACCCGTAAAATACGTAGAAGACAAAATAGCTGTGATAAGAAAGGGGTTAGTTAACGCGACAAAACTGAACTGCGAAATCGGAGGATATTTGAGGCAAGCAGTTGGTAACAACGTGTCTGCTAAAGTACGTTATAACGAAAATATCAAGAGAcggtaaatgttttgttttttgtttttgttttgttgttgttgttttgttttgtttttcttcgtGTCAACTGTGAGCAATTTAACATAGCACAAATGTTTCTTAGCTATGCATTTACATAATATTAAGTCagcaaaaactttattttcaagggTTGTTTAGCTAAGTTGAAACAGGCTTCAAAATGTCCAACTAAACTGTTGCTTTACCATTTTCGAACAGATGAATCACTGAAGTCTGTAAAGATACAAACATTATGCAGCTTTATAAGCTGATTTTCAATGAATCGTTGAAATAGAAAAGCGattaatttatttgcattttcatggctgcaaatatgaaatatataagaaattaaaaattaggaaaattccctgaaacatgaaataaaaagaaaatttgtttgttttataaatacaGATTACACAGAACCAAACAACCCCTAATTAACTTTTCACAAATAATGTATACATGCATTAAGAATACCAGTTAAGTCAATTGCATTTAGGATGTTAAAAATATAAGGATGTATAAAATATAGAAGaagtaaattgttttattttgacttgaGTGCATGGTTACAAAACAGGGTCTTTAAAAAAATGGCACCTCGTCACTttggcctatatgacatttggtTGTTTAGGCATATTGTCTTAAATACGTATTACAATATTGATCAAAATGCATGATTGTAATTATACTCGAGCAATGTACCGGCCATATGCAGAGTTGTTAAGCAACCAGATAAGGGTCGCATTCAGAGCATCTTCATGGCAGCACATCGTGTGTTGCGCAGTGAGCAACACACGAGTGTCCCTTACCACACGGCGGTATCCATCGCAGATGTAGATTCCTTATGGTTGACGAGTCAGCAATGACAACAATGACTCTAACCGGAGCCAATAAAAGCACACGGAAATCTATGCTTCTCTGTTAACATTTGTACAATTAAATTGTGTTTGACAACAAATGCATCCACTGTGCTGCATCCTTTTTGAAAATCAAACTCTATATCTGACAAAAAGTTGTTATCGTCAAACCATTTTACTACTCTTGCTGTAAGAATACCtgtaaataatttttcaaaattactaaGTAAGATGATACCTCGGTAATTATTAACATTTATATTATCTCTCCTTTTATACAGAGGAACaataggggcctccatggccgagtggttaaggtcgctgacttcaaatcacttgcccctcatcgatgtgggttcgagcctcactcggggcgttgaatccttcatgtgaggaagccatccggctggcttacggaaggtcggtggttctactcaggtgcccgctcgtgatgaaataatgcacggaggggcacctggggtcttcctccaccattaaagctggaaagtcgccacatgacctatcatgtgtcggtgcgacgttaaatccaacagaaaaaaaaaacaacagaggaATAATAAAACCTTGTGTCCAAAGTTCAGGAAAATACCTCAAgtaaacaacaataaataaatctGCAATGTGTCctacttattatataaatatattaatagcttcaataaaatattcattcaatagATTATCTTTAGGTGGTGAGAAGCCTTCTTGCGAATTAAGCGACGTACTGCTGCTCGAACCTCCTTATTTGTAAATGGCATATTTAATTCTTCAAAAATAggattttctttattaaaatcaacatttttgtttaatgatTTCATCTCATCAATTATAATTGTTGATTTAATATTGTTTaccatttaagaaaatatttttgaaattctttatACACAATATCACCCTATTcacttgtttttgtttctaaaaaaatgACGATAAAATCTCGGTgcttacatttgtttcaagtttgcaAGTTCTTGCGATTTCTTGTATATAAAGGTTCgtttctttcttttcaaaattattttataaaaatatttagacTCTGCCCAAAGAAAAGTAATcacatgtatttcaaatgttcTTAGCAAAGCAACAGTATAGCGACACTAATGCAATGTGAGATCAAAATATCTCTCACTCGTGAataccatatcttacattttcagaTATGGCTAGCTTCTtgagaaaatattgcatctggtgttcaatcgtaaaaatatttcaatttcacacTTAAAcaacctctctctctctctctctctctctctctctctctctctctctattagGGCTGTATTATTATACTattgtttttctaattttctaAGAACGTTGAAAAATATATGGATCATTTTTCTTGTCTTCACCAGCGTAATTTAGGCAATCGTAAATATTCTATCAGCATTTCTGTTGCTTACTGAGATTAGCTTACTGACACACAATTTGTTCATTTATGACTGTTTCAGGTTTTCAGAATTTGAAGATAAGTTCGAAAATGGCAACACAATTTACAGCAGAGGACGTTTAGGGACGTTGGGCTGCTTTGTGTCTAGCAATAATAATGCGCTGTATGTACTTACTTGTGCACATGTTGTCCTTGGAGAAACACATTACATCTGTGCACAAAATAAAAATGGGGAACCGAAGCGGTTCGCAGTCACAACGCCCGAAATGACTCTTGTTTCAGGAAACTGCTCATTACCACTTGTCGATATCGCTGCCGTTAAGGTGTGTGACCAACTTCGGGGTATGTGTGATCAGTGTTTGAAAGATGATGACGGAGAGAGAAAGGAAGCAAAGTTGTCTTCCGACGCGCCTGTGGATCTTACTGGCTGTTTTGTGCACCAGTATGGAGCTACATCTGGGTTAAAGAAAGGAATCATTATGCCAAATAACTGTTCTATATTTGGAGATAATGCAAATGAGTATATTCTGAATGTAGAATGTCTCGCTGGAGCAGAGAATGAGCAGTTTGCACAGCCTGGTGATAGTGGCGCAGTCATTTGCATGACAGATATTGATACCAATACGGTAAAAGCAGTTGGAATGATTCACGGCGGGGTGATGAGTGATGGATCGTGCTTAGCCTTTCATCTTGGGAAAGCATTGGATGAGCTTGCAAAGATTTCAGGCGAAACGTTTCAGTTATAAGTAAACATAGGGACACAGGTAACATGGAAAACATTGAACTGATCCGTGATCAATAGGATTAActacaattctaacacgatccgattcaatttcctattaaacaaagaagacagaaaacagtgaattattatacaacaaatcactgttctgacgtcacaattattacgtcatggcgtcaaacggcatagcggcgcgctggaaaagaaaccgattgaaaacgggcaaatatttaatgaatgtcgtcaagaatccttcgtgttagaatcgaaataatatacctcatttagtgatttgctgcgccctcgtgatataattccttcgcatctgaactccaaacaatgatttattcaacgacaaatcactggatgagatatattatttctttaataaataattatttaattccGCTGTCAAAAATTCATCGTCTGAACACAGTGTTATATTAAATAGCAAGTGTCATAACTATATCAAACGAAACAATGTACATGCAGTGAGGAAACGACTATGTAGGAAATGTTTCTGATCATTCTCATTTGTTATACAGTAGTGGAGAGGGTTTTATAAAGTTGTAATCTGCTATTGTATAAACCTTTcaatgtaactcattgcagagtaggagcggtcttctgcgcatgcccgaaagtgattatcaattgtagcgcatggcaaaaatatgcatatttttgcatgtccgcacacATTAAGTGTAtgatatgcataaaatactgactaaaggttagggttagtatcaccatggttacaaaatatatacatttaagatatttttcgttcaaatttagttaatccggtatataccgaagtctgtaatttataccggcgctccaagtctgcattgagtcacagtctaaACCTTTaccattatttcaaaatgtgctTGTATTTGACTTTATATCATTCAGCAACTTCCATTTTGACTGCATATTCATGAAAATGTATTGTAATGAAATGTTCCTACTCATGTATTATATTTGGGTTCTTGTGAATATGAAATTAACCTAATTAATAATCGGCAAATATCGGCAATTTCGGCCGTCTTCGGTTTTTGCAGAAATCTATTTGAGCGTTGAACTACACTTACGTGCGAAGAATgccgtaatcacacggaaattgccgaatgtcattacggATCAGCTAGATTGAACTAGTTGTAATGTACAGTTTTCTTTGAATCACCGTAACATTGTGTTTTGTAAATGTCTTTTTAATTACTCAACAACCAAATTAAATCCGGGCATTGGTAGTATTATCAGTCTTAAAGCCTTCAGACTTGCATTGGTAGTATGACTTGCATTGGTAGTATTACCAGTCTTAAAGCCTTAAGACTTGCATTGGTAGTATTACCAGTCTTAAAGCCTTCAGACTTGCATTGGTAGTTTTACAACTCTTAAAGCCTTAAGACTTGCTTTGGTAGTATTACCAGTCTTAAAGCCTTTAGACTTGCATTGGTAGTATTATCAGTCTTAAACTGTAAAAATATctcaaattaattttaattttgatggaAACAAATCATTTTGTAAGTTTTCGGTATGTAAAAATGCCGAGTTCGTACCCTATTAAATTAAGTTAAGTTCATTTAAATTCGCAACTGTATCCATTCCTCCAGGCTTAgcttttttaaagcaaaaagtacATTAcaacttaaacattttaaaacctttgtttttgGTAGATCTACATCACAGTCTTTTTTGACAGTTTGACAGTTTAACTTATTAaacagattgaaaaaaaaatcatttcgaaTATTAGACTATAACTGAGTAAGTGAGTCATACCGGACAGGTTTTTTATGCATAGCATATTCGCCGTGACGTTCAGTAAAAAGGCAAATGCTGCAAATACTAAAGACGTTACGCTGGTATACAATTTGTGTTTATCTCTTTTACGATTCCATTTTTAATACATAATAAGAAGTACAGCTTACATCAGTGTAAACAAGGTCATATCAGAaagcaaaatgttacatttcattGTTCAATATAATAAATGCAGTGGGCGcacatttgtttatttcatatcggAGTACTAGAAGTATTTTTCCCGAATTACCTTACAGAAGTATAAATGGATTGTacaaatttgtcaaaattttaacTATCGACTAGTTAAATAATAACATGGATATATTAGAATCAGGGGGCAATGTTTGTCTCAGTTCTCTTCCGTTTAAGAACAGAAATTAACACatatgctgaacacgattgattctacctttgcgaccagtgtacatccgtgcagtctgatcatgatatacactgttcgccattcagtcagtatatcgTTTTGGtatgcactccttttaacagtaaatggtactgtccaaataattttagaaatttagcaggataagcgTTGGGAAAGCAGTCAAAATCGATACAGTTATGCTAACACCCTCTGACTTTGTTCTTTGTTCTCCCCTTTTAGCTGTCATTGGTTTAAAAAGACGGTAACATCATTTATGTAATTGTATTACATGTGATCAATAAAAGATCCCAATTGCTTTGAAGACGTGGTGAACGACTGAAATTGATACTAAACCCttatcccgctaaatttctataatgaacatgtctgtcgttcaatttggacagtaccattgactgttaaaagggatgcataccaaaaGATATTGAGCTGATCTTGATCcacaccggtcgcaaaggcagaaccaatcatgtccaacatgataagggttaaatgacAATCAATTAGTTACTAAAGAACCAATCGAAACATGTTGGTATATAAACTTTTACACTTAAAAACAGGAGATTTTTGTTAGGCATCCAAGATAGATCAGTGCGCACGTAtctattgtaactgtgggaaacttaccaggtggaatcagtctgtactttatgctaattgggacaatagccaaataatattgtctagcaacaccagcaacgtcttttcgtgctgcccgcgccaagggaaatcactcttgctgtgttccggattcaggctatcgccccgtaggccataccagaccgtacgcgagcactacactcctccccgtcctattGAAAGGAGGTAGTCCCTACACCATGGAAGTAGACCATGGTGTCTTAGACCATGGAGGTATACCATGGTCCCTTAGACCATGGAAGTATACCATGGTCTCTTGCTCATAAATATGAGATGTTCCTGGGtttaaccagtactagtattgtgtCACTTTAGCCACAATACCACCGCTACCGGCGACCATGGATCTCCGCATCCATAGTGCACCGGGATCAGCCCCTATGGCTTAAACAGACTCAGTTCTTCTATAGATAGTCAATGCTATCATAAGAACTGTTCCTACTCCAAGAATGGTCAGCAGCCGAACACTTACCATAAAACAACCTTTAGTCAAACAGGCGGCTGACTCTTACCTCACACAGTTGCCTCTACCTGAGCTTTGCCTAACAGTGGGGGCCTAGATAACCTTACTGCTAGTCCAAGCAGAGCTCAAGTCTCCTCTGTGACAGGGCCTTGCGGTGCCTGCCCTATCCTAGTAAAACTGTGTGAGGCCATATGTTCCTCGTCAATGGTTTCTAGGACGAGGCTTCACAGGACTAATCTGTTTCTTAGTCCGATGTCCCAAAGAAGTTAAGCCATGACTGAGTTCAATAGCTTCCTCCTTCAGACTTTTCAGCATACCAAGATGAATGCCATCTTGACCTTAGTCACactaacataaaacacaatctaacagaagaaattgttccTTGTTTCACCGATTTGACTCAGCCGCTTGACTGGCACGAAACAGATCGGACCATGCCTGATCTGTCCTACCTCGttaccaatccaaaacaaacagcaatttcTCATCCTGTTTCAACACTTCACTCAGCTCCACCACTAAGAACCACCAACTACACAGTCCAATTTTATCCCTCAGAGCTCCTTGATCCGGTACCGAGATGGAATTCTGAAGGCTAGACCCCAGACCCTTTGTAGAGTCAGAGGTACCTGTCGCACCCTTAAGCACGGCAAGTCTTTAGTTTGTCCTTTCCAGAGGAAAGGACCTTAGACTGTGAACTTGGTCGTCCTACAGTAGGCACTGAACCTGACTGTCCAGACGTGACTGTATTACAGATTACCGAAGCCTTAAACAGCCTCAGTCACAACCCTCCTTGTGGTCACCATGTTCATGTTTACAACAGCATGTTTAAACATATCTACCACAAAGAAGCTTACTACCTCATAGTAGTCTAAATCCATACCAGCATTTGGTAGGCTACTTTTCTCAGAAGGGTCATCCCGCATCTGAGACTACTATTGCAAGGACTGGCTTGCCACTCTTACCCTCGGTGTCATCTGTGGTTCCATCCtgatacccgtagacagtcgtacccatgccaATGTTGGTCTCAGGTTCCCCGGATGCTCTGTGATGTAAACTCCGGGTAACCCCtttaccaacggcactgcgtcgtctacatcaAGAAACCtgtagacagtcgtacccatgcccttGTTGGTCCTAGGTCACTCAAACGCTCTATGATGGAAGCTTCGGTGTCCCCTatgaccaacggcactgcgtcgtctacaaggTTAAAGGACCCCAACTTTCGTTGTCTTCTTAACAGTAATTACACCTGCCACAAGGTAACTGCTCCAGTCGTGTCCCAGCATGATACTCATTGCAATGCTTCCAACCGGCATTCAAGACA
This DNA window, taken from Mercenaria mercenaria strain notata chromosome 19, MADL_Memer_1, whole genome shotgun sequence, encodes the following:
- the LOC123542879 gene encoding uncharacterized protein LOC123542879, encoding MEGRASKYCHVFPSWKMYPRTDYLQRRYKCLMQRLPRVMENLPTGCQNQDLTSNLKNFNDLLDRKPRIIVYGKEDIDVEQMVVDPEQMHALSEELSDTEGVKIVVCHVDVFGVEHNDIKEAKAEITYACTGENVQNNVFVVCDVHGSFTDQQLEYWHGNIFKHIQSQIKDWKHSDRIIIGSGSGLHTKMNEFFENLITENMLMLNEYTQQCHIPTEVVQIHQRNKNVNEKNDFGKYELNVLETDIVVKTMLCFLRKTFSGDCLEENFIDKFLTDLARAVRCAVLHPLKDRYDIPTWICNVALHDIDFEENLCQSVSRNSKYHIKKLQPMSGNRMRPSRFDFLLYPLQAEMAVPVKYVEDKIAVIRKGLVNATKLNCEIGGYLRQAVGNNVSAKVRYNENIKRRFSEFEDKFENGNTIYSRGRLGTLGCFVSSNNNALYVLTCAHVVLGETHYICAQNKNGEPKRFAVTTPEMTLVSGNCSLPLVDIAAVKVCDQLRGMCDQCLKDDDGERKEAKLSSDAPVDLTGCFVHQYGATSGLKKGIIMPNNCSIFGDNANEYILNVECLAGAENEQFAQPGDSGAVICMTDIDTNTVKAVGMIHGGVMSDGSCLAFHLGKALDELAKISGETFQL